One region of Streptomyces capillispiralis genomic DNA includes:
- a CDS encoding LAETG motif-containing sortase-dependent surface protein has translation MNPIRTSAAAVLAALALAAVPATATAHGGNTPFENCSEAYANGHAHIPASSPHYGKHLDRDGDGIGCDKPPADFTPHEETGTDTGDDAGTGTTEDTGSGSEEQGGGTDLAETGGSDATPYIAAGGAAVVLLGGGVMIAARRRRGGSD, from the coding sequence ATGAACCCGATCCGTACCTCCGCCGCCGCGGTCCTCGCCGCACTCGCCCTGGCCGCCGTACCGGCCACCGCGACGGCACACGGCGGCAACACCCCGTTCGAGAACTGCTCCGAGGCGTACGCGAACGGGCACGCCCACATCCCCGCGTCCAGCCCCCACTACGGCAAGCACCTGGACCGCGACGGCGACGGCATCGGCTGCGACAAGCCGCCCGCGGACTTCACGCCCCACGAGGAGACCGGGACCGACACCGGCGACGACGCCGGGACCGGGACCACGGAGGACACCGGCTCCGGCAGCGAGGAGCAGGGCGGCGGCACCGACCTCGCCGAGACCGGCGGCAGCGACGCCACCCCGTACATCGCGGCCGGCGGCGCGGCCGTCGTCCTGCTGGGCGGCGGCGTGATGATCGCGGCCCGCAGGCGACGCGGCGGCTCCGACTGA
- a CDS encoding alkaline phosphatase PhoX: MERRTFLRATAVGGTSAVFGGTLWRGAAYAAPAQPGTGPYGPLGAADANGVSLPAGFTSRVVARSGRTVTGTSYTWHNAPDGGACYADGSGWIYVSNSEINPSGGASALKFSATGAITGAYRVLSGTRQNCAGGKTPWNTWLSCEEVDRGYVYETDPWGVKAAVRRDAMGRFKHEAAAADPVRGVIYLTEDVSDGCFYRFRPTTWGDLSSGTLEVLVAGSGTSGPVSWARVPDPSGATATRAQVSGAKRFNGGEGCYYANDTCWFTTKGDNRVWQYDAAAQTLALAYDDSLVTGGTAPLTGVDNVTGTSSGDLFVAEDGGNMEICVITPDDVVAPFLRIAGQSGSEITGPAFSPDGSRLYFSSQRGTSGSSSGGITYEVTGPFRV; encoded by the coding sequence CTCCGCCGTGTTCGGCGGAACCTTGTGGCGCGGCGCGGCGTACGCCGCCCCCGCCCAGCCCGGCACCGGCCCCTACGGCCCGCTCGGGGCGGCGGACGCCAACGGCGTCAGCCTCCCCGCCGGGTTCACCAGCCGGGTCGTGGCCCGCTCCGGCAGAACGGTCACCGGCACCTCGTACACCTGGCACAACGCCCCCGACGGCGGGGCCTGTTACGCCGACGGCTCGGGCTGGATCTACGTCTCCAACTCGGAGATCAACCCCTCGGGCGGGGCGAGCGCGCTGAAGTTCTCGGCCACCGGCGCCATCACGGGCGCGTACCGCGTCCTGTCCGGCACCCGGCAGAACTGCGCGGGCGGGAAGACCCCCTGGAACACCTGGCTGTCCTGCGAGGAGGTGGACCGGGGGTACGTCTACGAGACCGACCCGTGGGGCGTGAAGGCGGCCGTCCGCCGTGACGCCATGGGCCGCTTCAAGCACGAGGCGGCGGCCGCCGACCCGGTCCGCGGGGTGATCTACCTGACCGAGGACGTGTCGGACGGCTGCTTCTACCGCTTCCGGCCCACCACCTGGGGCGATCTGTCGTCGGGCACGCTGGAGGTGCTGGTCGCCGGCAGCGGCACCAGCGGCCCGGTGAGCTGGGCGCGGGTCCCCGACCCGTCGGGCGCCACCGCCACCCGCGCCCAGGTCTCCGGCGCCAAGCGCTTCAACGGCGGCGAGGGCTGCTACTACGCCAACGACACCTGCTGGTTCACCACCAAGGGCGACAACCGCGTCTGGCAGTACGACGCGGCCGCCCAGACCCTCGCCCTCGCCTACGACGACTCACTGGTGACGGGCGGCACCGCTCCCCTGACCGGCGTCGACAACGTCACCGGCACCTCCTCCGGCGACCTCTTCGTGGCCGAGGACGGCGGGAACATGGAGATCTGCGTCATCACCCCCGACGACGTGGTGGCCCCGTTCCTGCGCATCGCCGGCCAGTCGGGCTCCGAGATCACCGGCCCCGCCTTCTCCCCGGACGGCAGCCGCCTGTACTTCTCCAGCCAGCGCGGCACGAGCGGGAGTTCATCGGGGGGCATCACGTACGAGGTGACGGGACCGTTCCGGGTGTGA